AAATGATCGGGACCCCACTGAAAAATCCGCCACCAGGTTGCTGATGCTCGGATGCGGCGAACTGGGCAAGGAAGTCGTCATCGAAGCCCAGCGGTTCGGCATCGAAACCATTGCCGTGGACCGCTACGCCGACGCGCCCGCCATGCAGGTGGCGCATCGCAGCCATGTCGCCAACATGCTTGACCGCGAAGCGCTGGAACGCATCATCAAGCAGGAAGCCCCGGATCTCATCGTCCCTGAAATCGAAGCCATCGACACCGCTTTTCTGCTGGAGCTGGAGCAGCAGGGATACCGCATCATACCGACGGCGCGGGCCACCAACCTGACCATGAACCGCGAGGGCATCCGCCGCCTCGCCGCCGAGGAGCTTGAACTGCCGACGGCGTGCTACCGTTTTGCATCCAGCTACGAGGAATTTCGCCAGGGGATCGAGGACATCGGCCTGCCCTGCGTAGTAAAGCCGATCATGAGTTCATCCGGTAAAGGCCAGAGCACAGTCAAATCCGCCGACGACATCGATAAAGCCTGGGACTATGCCCGGCAGGGAGCGCGCGGCGCCGGCGAACGGGTCATCATCGAAGCCTTTATCGCTTTCGATTACGAAATCACCCTGCTGACCGTGCGCCACATCGACGGCACCAGCTACTGCCCCCCATCGGCCATCGCCAGGAGGGCGGCGACTATCAGGAATCGTGGCAGCCGATGCCGATGACGGACAAGGCCCTGGCCGAGGCCCAGCGACAGGCGCGGGTCATCACCGAAGCCCTGGGCGGCGCTGGCATTTTCGGCGTGGAATTTTTCATTCAGGGCGATCGGGTGTTTTTCAGCGAAGTGTCGCCCCGCCCCCACGACACCGGCATGGTCACCATGGTGACACAGAACATGTCCGAATTCGAACTGCACGTGCGGGCCATTCTCGGGTTACCGATCCCGGCCATTGAACTGCTTTCTCCCGGCGCTTCCCATGTGGTCCTCGCGTCGGACCGCCAGAACGATATCCGTTTTTCCGGGGTGGAGGACGCCCTGCGCGTGCCGGGCAGCAAAGTACGCCTGTTCGGCAAACCCGACAGCCGCCCCGGACGCCGCATGGGCGTCGCCCTGGTGGTTGCCGACAGCGTCGATAGCGCCCGCCAGTTGGCGAAGGAAGCCGCTGCCAGAATCAAGGTTGAGCCGGCCGAATAACTTTTCGAAACCAGTTTTTACCTGACAAGGGGCCGGAGTCGTAACAACGCCGGCCCCTCACCCCTCACCCCTCACCCCTCACCCCTTGCCCCCTTGACGAATCGCCGTTTACCTGCACAATCAAGATAACATGCGACAACGGAGCGGCGTCATGAAGGACAGGCAGTTGGCAATCATTCGGGAGATGTTGAAAAAGCATCCGGAACTGGCCGGTTATGCGGCATACAGCCATTGCGACCGGATCCACCTGCGGTGCAACTGGGGCGACTTCGCCCGCCTGCGGCATCTGCCCGGCGAGAATCGCTGGAAAATGGATTTTTATCTGAACCGCGAGCGCTGGCGTCGTTACGATTTTACCGGAACGCTGGAGGAGTGCCTGGAGCTGCTGAACGAAGCGCCGCACTATCTTTTCTGGGAAGGATAAAGAGAAGGCAGAATAAAATCAGGCGAAACAAAGGCGCGTCACAAACTGGCGCGCCTTTGTTTCGCCCTTAGTGGATAATCAGGTCCCCTGTCAGGGTTTCTGGCCGGTGATGCGGAACAGGGCTTCGAGATATTTCTCGGAAGTCTTCAGAACGATATCGTCGGGCAAAGCGGGTGCGGGGGCCTGCTTTTTCCAATCGAGGGTTTCCAGGTAATCACGCAGGAACTGTTTGTCGAAGCTCGGCTGCGCTCCCCCCATGCGGTAGGCATCCTTCGGCCAAAAACGCGAGGAATCCGGGGTCAGGGCCTCGTCGATCCACAGCAGCTTCCCATCCCGCAGGCCGAATTCGAACTTGGTATCGGCCACGATAATGCCTTTGTCGGCCATCAGGCCGCGGGCGCGGCGGTAGATGGCCAGCGCCACGTCGCGGGCCTGAGCAGCGACGTCGGCGCCGCAAAGCTCGGCTGCCTGTGCAAAAGAGATGTTCTCATCGTGGGCACCCAGTTCGGCTTTGGTCGAAGGGGTGAAGAGCGGCTCGGGCAGTTGCTGGCTTTCGACCATACCGGCGGGCAGATCGATGCCGCAAACGGTGCCCTGACGGCAGTATTCCTTCCAGCCCGAACCGGCCAGATACCCTCGAACGATGCATTCGACAGGCAAAGGCTGCGCTTTACGCACCAGCATGCTGCGCCCTTCGAGCTGATCCCTGTAGGGGCGGGTTTCAGCGGGGAAATCGTTCACGTCGGCCGATACCAGATGGTTCGGGACCAGATCGGCGAAGGTTTCGAACCAGAATCTGGAGATCTGGGTCAGAACAAAGCCTTTATAGGGAATCCCCTCGTTCATCACCACATCAAATGCCGAAATACGGTCACTGGTCACGATCATCAGGTGTTCGCCCAGATCGTAGATATCGCGTACCTTGCCCTGATTGACCCTCTTCAGGCCGGGAAAATTCGTCTGTAAAACAACCGGTATCATAGTGCTTTCTCACCTTCCAGAATGCTTTGCAAGGCCGGTTCGACCTTGATGTTCGCTTCACTTTTGAGTTTCTCAAGAAGCTCGCCGAGCATGCTTTCCTGCTTGCTCGCCAGTACCGAAGTCCGCAGTTCGTCGCGCAGCTGTTCGGTCAATTTGGAGGGATCAGCCTCCACCCGGCTCGTCAGGGCAACGACAACGAACCGGCCATCGAGGTTGAAAACACGATCGGCCGCCGGTTTTTTCAGTGTCAGGCCGAAGGCTGTACGGGCCAGTTCCTCGGAGTTGCCAAGACTCGGAACGAAATTGCCATAAGAACGGGGAAACAGCCCGGTTTCACCCATTTCAAGGGATTGTCCGCGAGCCAGATCCGACAGCTTTTTGCCGGCCTTCAGCTCTTTCAGCATGGCTTCCGCGGCCTGTCGGGCCAACCCGACACTTTCCTGCCGGCGATAGGCCCTTTCCACCTCGCCGCGCACCTCATCGAGGGCCGGCACAAAACTGGCGCGTCGCTCCTTCACGACAAATACGATGGCGCTGCCATCCCGCACCACGGGTCGCGACAATTCGTCTGCCTTCTGGGCAAAAGCCGCCGCCGTCAGTTCTTGGTCGTTGCCCAGCCCGTCGATGGCATCGCCGCGCCCAAACAACCCGGTTTCCCGGATCCGCAGGCCGTTCGCCTGAGCCACGGCATCGAGGTCACCGCTCTGCCGCTGGGCGCTGTAGGCCAGCATGGCCTTGTCCAGCGCCATCTGGCGGGCAAGATCCTGCCGCAAGCTGTCGCGCACTTCATCCCGCACATCGTCCAGCGGCTTGACGCCGGCCTCGATGCGGCCTTCGCACTTGATGATGTGAAAACCAAGGGGCGTCTCGACGACGCCGCTGATTTCACCAGGAGCCAGGGTAAACGCTACACTTTCAAACTCGGGCACCATGGTGCCGTGGGTGAAATAACCGAGATCCCCGCCTTTTACGGCGCTGGCGGCGTCATCCGAATGCAGCCGGGCCAGCTCGGCGAAATTCTTGCCGGCACGGGCCTTTTCAAGCACCTGCTCGGCAAGTGCGCGCTTTTTCCGGCGGCCGTCCTCATCCAGAGCGGGCGTGGTGCGAAACAGAATATGCGAAGCCTTGACCTGTTCGGCCACCCAGTAGCGGTCCTTGTGCCGTTCGTAGTAATTGCGGACGGCATCCTCCTGAAGGGTCACGTCACCGATATATTTTTCCGGGGAGAAGACAACATAGCGCAGGGCAGCCTTTTCGGGCTTGCGGAACTCTTCCCGATGTTCGGAAAAGTAGGACTTGAGCAGGTCACCATTGACCGCGACCTTGTTTTCGAATCCGCCGGGGGAGAATTTTACGAAACCCAGGGCGATCTTTTCATTCCGGTTGCGATACTCGGTTTCGATATCCTGATCGGTAACCGCGGCCTCTTGCCGAATGGCATCCATGACCTTCGACAACAGCAACTGCTCGCGCATGCTGCGCTCGAATGTCCGCGGGTCCAGATGCTGATAGGCCAGAACCTGCTGATAAAGCGTCCTGTCGAACTGGCCATCTTTCTGGAATGCGGGAATTTCGGCAATGGCCTGCCGCAGCTCGGCTTTGCCCACTTCAAGGTCCCGCCGATCGGCTTCCTGCAGCAACAGCAGCCGGTTGACCAGCATGTCATGGGTCTGAGCGTTGAGTCCCAGCTGTTTTTCGATCTCCGGCGGCAGGCTGCGGCCGAAGCGCTGCTCCATCTGCTGGCGAAGGTTCTGGTAGGCCATCTGATATTCCGCATAGCTGACGGCGTCGCCATTGACATGCAGGACGGCATTGCTGTCCCCGCCAGGTCCGCTGTCACCCTTGCCCCAGACCAGGAAAATCGTTCCAACAAATGCGGCAATGATCGTCCAGAAAACGATTTTGACGAGCACTGAACGCTGCTTTTTGCGTATCAGGTCAAGCATCTCGGCGGGCTCCTTTGCGTAAAGTTTCACATAAGAAAAAATAAGGGGAAATGTTAGTCAATCGGCCTCGGAATTGCAACTGATTTCTGCCTTTTGGACCTTGAAATAAGGTCGGCTTTTTGCTAGTGTTAAGCTCATTTTTTCAGGCACCTGCCTGGCCGTCCCCATGTCGGGGACGGGCGAAAGGAGAAACCCGCCATCATGTTCAATCTTTTCGATTCCATCCTCGGCTTGTTCTCAAATGACCTGGCGATAGACCTTGGCACCGCCAACACCCTGGTTTACCTCAAGGGCAAAGGTATCGTGGTCAGCGAACCTTCCGTGGTCGCGGTACAGAAAGACAGCATGGGACAGAAGAAAGTCCTGGCCGTCGGCATGGAAGCCAAAAAGATGCTCGGCCGGACGCCGGGCAGCATCGTCGCCATCCGTCCCATGAAAGACGGCGTCATCGCGGACTTCGATATAACCGAAGAGATGCTGAGATATTTTATCCGCAAAGTACACAACCGCAAGACACTGGTAAGGCCGCGCATCGTCATCTGCGTCCCTTCCGGCATCACCCAGGTGGAAAAGCGCGCCGTCAAGGAGTCGGCGGAGTCCGCCGGGGCGCGTGAAGTCTACCTTATCGAGGAGCCGATGGCGGCCGCCATCGGTGCCGGCCTGCCCATCACCGAAGCGTCGGGCAACATGATCGTCGATATCGGCGGCGGTACCACCGAAGTGGCGGTCATCTCCCTGGCCGGGGTGGTCTACGCCAAGAGCGTGAGGGTCGGCGGCGACAAACTGGACGAAGCCATCGTGCAGCATCTGAAGCGTAAATACAATATGCTCATCGGGGAACGCACCGCCGAACAGATCAAGATAGAGATCGGCAGCGCCTACCCGGAAGACGAAATACGCACCATGGAAGTCAAGGGACGCGATCTGGTGTCTGGCATCCCCAAAACCCTGGAAATCGATTCCAGGGAAATCCGCGAAGCCCTTACCGAAACGGTCAACGCTATCGTCGAGGCAGTGCGCATCGCCCTGGAACGCACGCCACCGGAACTGGCGGCGGACATCGTCGACAAGGGTATCGTGCTTGCCGGCGGCGGTGCCTACCTGCGCAATCTCGACATGTTGCTGCGGGATGAAACCGGACTTCCGGTGGTCATCGCTGAAGACCCCCTGTCCTGCGTCGCCCTCGGTTCGGGCAAGGTGCTGGACGAACTCGACCTGCTGCGGCGCGTCACCGTCACCTCCTGAAAAACGGTGCCGGGACACGCCACATAGCATTTCCGGCAAAAGAGGGCCATGCGCCCTCTTTTGCATTGCGATACAGGGTTTTTCATGCTGGAGCTGCTCCGAAAATACCGCTCTCCCCTGCTGGTCGTCTTTCTGATCATCTTTGCTCTGCTGGTCTATTCTTCACGCCTGCGCAAACAGCCGGAAACCACCTTGTTTGAAAAAACCATCCTGCAACTCGCCAGTCCCCTGCAACGCGGGTTCGACTTCTCAACGGCAAGACTGGGCGACATCTGGAGCCATTATCTGTGGCTTGTCGATGCGCGCGAGGAAAACGACCGCCTGCTGCATGAAAACCGGCGGTTGCGCACCCGCCTGGACCAGGTTCGTGAATTTCAGCTTGAAAACCGGCGCCTTCGCACCCTGCTCAAATTACGCCGGCAGCTGCCCCTGCCGACCCTGGCCGCCCGTGTCGTCGCGGAAGACGCGACCAGCCTGTTCCAGACCGTGATCATCGACCGCGGCCTCGATGACGGTCTGCGTGAAGGCCTGGCAGTCGTGGCCCCGGAGGGGGTGGTGGGACGCATTATCCGCTGCTCCCCCCGGCAATCCCGGGTACTGCTGATCACCGATGCTTCTTCGGCGATCGCGGTACTGGTCCAGCGCAGTCGCGCCCGCGCCGTGGGTCGCGGCCGTGGCGCCACCCTGACTCTGGATTTCGCCCTTGCCCAGGAAGATATCGTCACAGGCGACCGCATTATTACCTCTGGTAATGGTGGCATTTTCCCCAAGGGATTGACAATTGGCACCGTAAGTCTGGCCGAAGTCAACACTCTGGATCTGTTCCAGACCGTGGTGGTCAAACCGGCGGTGAATTTTTCCCGTCTGGAGGAGGTTCTGGTGCTGCTGGATCAATCCTCATGAAAACACTGCTGGCATACCTGG
This portion of the Syntrophotalea acetylenica genome encodes:
- a CDS encoding phosphoribosylaminoimidazolesuccinocarboxamide synthase codes for the protein MIPVVLQTNFPGLKRVNQGKVRDIYDLGEHLMIVTSDRISAFDVVMNEGIPYKGFVLTQISRFWFETFADLVPNHLVSADVNDFPAETRPYRDQLEGRSMLVRKAQPLPVECIVRGYLAGSGWKEYCRQGTVCGIDLPAGMVESQQLPEPLFTPSTKAELGAHDENISFAQAAELCGADVAAQARDVALAIYRRARGLMADKGIIVADTKFEFGLRDGKLLWIDEALTPDSSRFWPKDAYRMGGAQPSFDKQFLRDYLETLDWKKQAPAPALPDDIVLKTSEKYLEALFRITGQKP
- the mreC gene encoding rod shape-determining protein MreC is translated as MRPLLHCDTGFFMLELLRKYRSPLLVVFLIIFALLVYSSRLRKQPETTLFEKTILQLASPLQRGFDFSTARLGDIWSHYLWLVDAREENDRLLHENRRLRTRLDQVREFQLENRRLRTLLKLRRQLPLPTLAARVVAEDATSLFQTVIIDRGLDDGLREGLAVVAPEGVVGRIIRCSPRQSRVLLITDASSAIAVLVQRSRARAVGRGRGATLTLDFALAQEDIVTGDRIITSGNGGIFPKGLTIGTVSLAEVNTLDLFQTVVVKPAVNFSRLEEVLVLLDQSS
- a CDS encoding SurA N-terminal domain-containing protein, with amino-acid sequence MLDLIRKKQRSVLVKIVFWTIIAAFVGTIFLVWGKGDSGPGGDSNAVLHVNGDAVSYAEYQMAYQNLRQQMEQRFGRSLPPEIEKQLGLNAQTHDMLVNRLLLLQEADRRDLEVGKAELRQAIAEIPAFQKDGQFDRTLYQQVLAYQHLDPRTFERSMREQLLLSKVMDAIRQEAAVTDQDIETEYRNRNEKIALGFVKFSPGGFENKVAVNGDLLKSYFSEHREEFRKPEKAALRYVVFSPEKYIGDVTLQEDAVRNYYERHKDRYWVAEQVKASHILFRTTPALDEDGRRKKRALAEQVLEKARAGKNFAELARLHSDDAASAVKGGDLGYFTHGTMVPEFESVAFTLAPGEISGVVETPLGFHIIKCEGRIEAGVKPLDDVRDEVRDSLRQDLARQMALDKAMLAYSAQRQSGDLDAVAQANGLRIRETGLFGRGDAIDGLGNDQELTAAAFAQKADELSRPVVRDGSAIVFVVKERRASFVPALDEVRGEVERAYRRQESVGLARQAAEAMLKELKAGKKLSDLARGQSLEMGETGLFPRSYGNFVPSLGNSEELARTAFGLTLKKPAADRVFNLDGRFVVVALTSRVEADPSKLTEQLRDELRTSVLASKQESMLGELLEKLKSEANIKVEPALQSILEGEKAL
- a CDS encoding rod shape-determining protein gives rise to the protein MFNLFDSILGLFSNDLAIDLGTANTLVYLKGKGIVVSEPSVVAVQKDSMGQKKVLAVGMEAKKMLGRTPGSIVAIRPMKDGVIADFDITEEMLRYFIRKVHNRKTLVRPRIVICVPSGITQVEKRAVKESAESAGAREVYLIEEPMAAAIGAGLPITEASGNMIVDIGGGTTEVAVISLAGVVYAKSVRVGGDKLDEAIVQHLKRKYNMLIGERTAEQIKIEIGSAYPEDEIRTMEVKGRDLVSGIPKTLEIDSREIREALTETVNAIVEAVRIALERTPPELAADIVDKGIVLAGGGAYLRNLDMLLRDETGLPVVIAEDPLSCVALGSGKVLDELDLLRRVTVTS